A part of Crassostrea angulata isolate pt1a10 chromosome 5, ASM2561291v2, whole genome shotgun sequence genomic DNA contains:
- the LOC128183902 gene encoding tripartite motif-containing protein 2-like, whose amino-acid sequence MDKRWAQDVLRCRLCETQGPPMYCDICHIHLCKACVGEHLSDLSKEHKVLPFEKRRSTPKRPKHSTNISVLYCKQCDIPICTTCLSSEEHSGHKFIEISKNIDSKKEIIQKDLQELEKSIYPKYKEIASINQVQKSALNENSQKLTTEIDKHREDLHREINTIIRNMKSNMEETDTKHLAVLDKQEDEIKHTISEIIQTITELRMLLDSNDVSRVSAYKSRNDEFRRLPPKLTVSLPSFTPQKINKEQLYQQFGSLSASSIKTEEHGYTMESPGAESSPPDRPLIDVPRIMTQIDTECGGLDSVSCLSDEEMWTCGCNDNIMRLYNLRGELVKSVKTKSGNNPGDIAVTRSGDLVYTDNNDRTVNIVKNKKIKTVIRPRGWKPRRVCSTSSGDLLVVMYSDDYKQTKVVCYSGSTEKQSIQYDDKGQPLYSSGGYSKYISENRNLDICVSDHDARAVVVVNQAGKLRFTYTGPPSTTKGSFRPYSITTDSQGRILTADFNNHRIHILDQDGQFRRYIDNCHLQDPYGLCVDTRDNLFVTDRGKVKKIQYV is encoded by the coding sequence ATGGACAAGCGCtgggcccaggatgtgttacggtgtcgtCTCTGTGAGACCCAAGGcccccctatgtactgtgacatttgtcacatacatctgtgtaaagcctgtgtgggggaacatctctctgatctatccaaagaacacaaagtgcTGCCATTTGAAAAGAGAAGATCTACTCCTAAACGTCCAAAACACTCCACAAACATAAGTGTActttattgtaaacaatgtgacattcctatttgtacAACATGTCTTTCCTCTGAAGAACACAGTGGccataaatttattgaaatatctAAAAACATTGACAgcaagaaagaaataattcagaAAGATTTACAAGAACTAGAGAAATCCATTTATCCCAAATACAAAGAGATTGCATCCATTAACCAAGTCCAAAAATCTGCTCTGAATGAAAACTCTCAGAAATTAACAACAGAAATCGACAAACATAGAGaagacttgcacagagaaataaacaCCATTATCAGAAACATGAAATCTAACATGGAGGAAACGGACACCAAACACCTGGCTGTCTTAgacaaacaggaagatgaaattaaacacaccatttctgaaatcataCAGACCATTACTGAACTGAGGATGTTActggactccaatgatgtcagccgtgtctctgcctacaaatccaggaatgatgaattcagaagattgcctcctaaactcacagtgtccttaccaagttttacccctcagaagatcaacaaagaacagctttatcaacagtttggttctctgtcagcgtcatctatcaaaacagaagaacatggctacaccatggaatctcccggtgctgagtcctctcccccggacagaccgctcattgatgtaccacggaTCATGACACAGATAGACACAGAGTGTGGAGGATTAGACAGTGTGTCCTGTCTGAGTGATGAGGAGATGTGGACGTGTGGTTGTAATGACAACATCATGAGACTGTACAACCTCCGTGGGgaactagtgaagtcagtcaaaaccaagtcagggaacaaTCCAggggacatagcagtgacaaggagtggggatctagtttatactgataacaatgatagaactgtgaacatagtgaagaataaaaagataaagacaGTGATCAGACCACGGGGGTGGAAACCTCGccgtgtctgtagtacctcctctggtgacctcctggttgtcatgtacagtgatgattataaacaaacaaaagttgtgtgttactctggctccacagagaaacaaagtattcagtacgacgacaaaggacaacctctctattcatctggtggaTACagtaaatacatcagtgagaacaggaacctagatatctgtgtgtcagaccaTGACgcccgtgcagtagtggtggtcaatcaggccgggaaactccggtttacctacactggtcctccctctactaccaagggatcATTTCGTCCATAcagcatcacaacagacagccagggtcggatcctgacagcagactttaacaaccaccgtatccacatcctggatcaggacggacagttccgccgctacattgacaactgtcatttacaggaTCCATacggtttatgtgtggacaccagagacaacctctttgtgacTGACagaggtaaagtgaagaaaatacagtATGTCTAG
- the LOC128183904 gene encoding uncharacterized protein LOC128183904, with product MAGKTIYWIFGLTSCLIAGVASQACDDVDSQVCQGFASKTNVCSDPCLSKLCPRMCNTCPYKCYNCDGLSSPSLCNITQICPDRNYSCIVTESLGSDFSITYRQGCATQDVCTRLFGTPGGAPTVIGKRSNLNGECCQNDLCNNNRPFRKRQVNPGMTTMRPRTTTPVFLPMTSTPPMMMTDTKTPPPMMTTVMTSSAPMTSSICDDVDQASCQLLATIRRDMCNDDCIVKACPRTCGKCAECYSCDHVSSPANCTNHAVCEPGEKCYVLKTLSFSGEQGYKLGCMLDSVCKQFNTQAGNVFGKRNDPVELSVDGDCCTGDLCNHVALTHGTGTGFTTVAPPTGAGCKYTAANHHCPSGFHVIDGKCMMVGMVQYTYSQAQAYCQNHCSILIENFSNRDASAISYFIQSQLRGRSSYVYIGARDANHDGSYTWNQAGTEVAHSSTQVLGRYCLTFSAITKGVHPVTCSTHHYFLCQAQFH from the exons ATGGCAGGGAAGACGATATATTGGATAT TTGGACTAACGTCGTGTCTGATAGCTGGAGTAGCCTCTCAGGCGTGTGATGACGTAGATAGCCAGGTGTGTCAGGGGTTCGCCTCCAAGACCAACGTCTGCTCAGATCCATGTCTTTCGAAATTGTGTCCAAGAATGTGCAACACTTGTc CTTACAAGTGCTACAACTGTGACGGCCTTTCCTCGCCCTCTCTCTGCAACATCACACAGATCTGTCCGGACAGGAATTAC tCCTGCATTGTGACAGAAAGTCTGGGATCCGATTTCTCGATCACTTATCGGCAGGGATGCGCCACTCaagat GTTTGTACCCGTCTATTTGGAACCCCTGGCGGCGCTCCGACAGTAATTGGGAAAAGGTCGAACCTTAACGGCGAATGTTGTCAAAACGATCTTTGTAACAACAACCGTCCATTCAGAAAGAGGCAGGTAAATCCCGGTATGACTACAATGAGACCACGAACGACAACTCCTGTGTTTCTCCCAATGACGTCAACACCACCGATGATGATGACAGATACAAAGACACCTCCGCCAATGATGACGACTGTGATGACATCATCTGCAC CAATGACGTCATCAATCTGTGACGATGTTGACCAGGCTTCCTGTCAGCTACTTGCCACCATTCGTAGAGACATGTGTAATGATGATTGTATTGTAAAAGCCTGTCCAAGAACATGCGGCAAATGCG CTGAATGTTACTCCTGTGATCATGTGTCAAGTCCTGCAAACTGCACTAACCACGCCGTCTGTGAACCAGGAGAG AAATGCTACGTCTTGAAGACACTCAGTTTCAGCGGTGAACAAGGATACAAACTGGGATGCATGCTTGACAGC GTGTGCAAGCAGTTTAACACTCAGGCAGGTAACGTGTTTGGTAAGAGGAATGACCCCGTGGAACTATCTGTAGATGGTGACTGTTGTACAGGAGATCTCTGCAATCACGTGGCCCTGACCCATGGGACGGGGACCGGGTTCACTACAGTGGCGCCACCTACTGGGG CTGGATGCAAATATACAGCTGCTAACCACCATTGTCCCTCGGGATTCCATGTGATAGACGGTAAATGCATGATGGTTGGTATGGTGCAGTACACATACTCACAGGCGCAG GCTTATTGTCAAAACCACTGCTCTATCTTGATTGAGAATTTCTCCAACAGAGACGCGTCTGCGATCTCCTATTTCATTCAGTCACAGTTACGTG GTCGTTCCAGTTATGTATATATTGGAGCTAGAGACGCAAACCACGATGGAAGTTACACGTGGAACCAGGCTGGTACTGAGGTAGCCCACTCTTCTACTCAAGTCCTCGGCAGATACTGCCTCACCTTCTCCGCCATAACTAAAGGAGTACACCCGGTCACGTGCTCCACTCACCACTACTTCCTGTGTCAGGCACAATTCCATTAA